Part of the Coregonus clupeaformis isolate EN_2021a chromosome 8, ASM2061545v1, whole genome shotgun sequence genome, tgccacccctgtgcttcacggttgggattgtggtgttcggcttgcaaggtccccctttttcctccaaatatagcgatggtcattatggccaaacagttctatttgtgtttcatcagaccagaggacatttctcaaaaaagtacgatctttatcccATGTGcacttgcaaaccgtagtctggctttttatatggcggttttggagcagtggattcttccttgctgagcagcctttcaggttatgtcgatataggactcgttttactgtggatatagatacttttgtgcctgtttcctccagcatcttcacaaggtcctttgctgttgttctgggatttatttgcacttttcgcaccaaagtacgttcatctctaggagacagaacgcatctccttcctgagcggtatgacggctgccgggtcccatggtgtttatacttgcgtactattgtttgtacagatgaacgtggtagctTCAGGCGttaggaaattgctcccaaggatgaaccagacctgtggaggtctacaatagtttttctgaggtcttggctgatttcttttgattttcccatgatgtcaagcaaagaggcactgggtttgaaggtaggtcttgaaatacatccacaggtacacctcccattgactcaaatgatgtcaattagcctatcagaagcttctaaagccattacattttctggaattttccaagctgtttaaaggcacagtcaacttagtgtatgtaaacttctgacccactggaattgtgatacagtgaattatgtgaaataatcggtctgtaaacaattgttggaaaaattacttgtgtcatccacaaagtagatgtcctaaccgacttgccaaaactatagtttgttaacaagacatttgtggagtggttgaaaaacgagttttaatgactccaacctaagtgtatgtaaacttccgacttcaactgtatgtacacaaATATAAGAGACTGTTTGTTATTGAGGGTTTATTTTTGTTTAAATGTAGGATCAGAAAGTAGCCTCAGTGTTCCCTCTACTTGTtttcggcactgagcaaatttcaggtctgcttaGTGCAAACTTAAACGTTGTAAATattctgtgcaacttctggcgcgcgtttactgtgaactcTGAGGCTGTACCTGCTTCAAGTTAGctataacagtggccaagtaggctactgtggctatttgatcataacgCATAAtatcagcctacagtagcagtaaatgtgtgttgttcaatgtaggcctacattccattagACGTTTGGAAAAAAACATGTAGGGATTGACATTAACCtatttatccacttgtccttcagagaaggtgactgaaaatgttgttgtttgatgcaagaaacaactttacaaaatatactgaacaaaaatataaatgcaacatgcaacaatttaaaaggttttactgagttacatttcatattaggaaatcagtcaattgaaatgaattcattaggccctcatctatggatatcacatgactgggaatacatatatgcagctgttggtcacagatacattttttaaaaggtaggggcgtggataagaaaaccagttagtatctggtgtggcctcATGCAGCCGGACACatttcctttgcatagagttgatcaggctgttgattgaggcctatggaatgttgtcccactcttcttcaatggctgtgtgaagttactggatattcgcgggaactggaacacgctgtcgtacacgtcgatccagagcattccaaacatgctcaatgggtgacatctggtgagtatgcaggccatggaataactgggatattttcagcttccaggaattgtgtacagattcttgcgacatggggccatgcattagcattctgaaacatgaggtgatggtggcggatgaatggcacgacaatgggcctcaggatctcgtcactgtattacatttatattttagtaatttagcagacgctcttatccagagcgacttacagttagtgagtgcatacatttttcatactggccccctgtgggaaatgaacccacaaccctggtgttgcaagcgccatgctctaccaactgagctacaggggtatctctgtgcattcaaattgcaatcgtgttcattgtccgtagcttatgcctgcccataccataacccaccgctaccatggggcgctctgttcacatcgttgacatcagcaaaccgctcgcccacacgacaccatacacgtggtctgcggttgcggttgtgagaccggttggacgtactgccaaattctttaaaacaacgttggaggcagcttatggtagagaaattaacattccattttctggcaacagctcaggcGGACATTCatgcattcagcatgccaattacacactccctcaaaacttgagacatctgtggcattgtgttgtgtgacaaaactgcacattttagtggctttttattgtccccagcacaaggtgcacatgtttacatttacattttagtcattttagcagacgctcttatccagagcgacttacaggagcaattagggttaagtgccttgctcaagggcacatcgacagatttttcacctagtcagctcggggattagaaccagcgacctttcggttactggcacaacgctcttaaccactaagctacctgccgcccatgtgtaatgataatgctgtttaatccgcttcttgatatgccacacttgtcaggtggatggattatcttggcaaaggggagatgctcactaacagggttgtaaactaatttgtgagaataagctttttgtgcgtatggaacatttctgggatattttatttcatctcatgaaacatgttgcgttttatatttttgttcagtgtaaaattcattattattaccataccattattacagagaatcagtcaaattatgctaccctctgccgaTTGGCttctacttagcttattcaagcctgtctcaaaatataaCACAGAAAAAAGCTCTTtccctgacttgcttttcaaagatggctagaaatgcacacttttgtgctcttgtaggaagaaACCACTCCCCCATCGCTGACTTGAAATTAgttataactgggctaataactcggtagcaaagaatatgaacaaatgtacacacctggctacatgcagctcttgctttgatctcaaaacaagcgcatctactcgcgACCACTcgtgctgtaaacacagtccagttcaaagtaaatggcacagatccatatatggcaatggtctatttgcatatagggatactgcagctctgattggttatggcgcactggtctgtgtagagtatgggTCTGaatcgtgcctgtcaatgcaatagaatcctactccaatgtaCAAGAAAATCTATTGCAttgttcgttttgtttcggtatgttgcgttgaaagtggctaatattgtgttgatttGAACACAATTTGCACAGTAGATGGAAACGTTGATAatgttcaatctcgtgcttctctgcgcgtggtgatatttcttctgcgcgcCAGTCCCGGGGGAGCTGCATGTAGCTTAGATGGAACAGTGGTGGTGGCATAAATAAAATGGCTGTCAACATCAAACGCATAATTAGCATGCTGCTGATAGTGCCTTTTGGTAGACTCTTCTGACAGTGTGTCTCATATCTTATGGTAATGTCACATGTTCATTCCCTGCTTTTGTCCCTCCATAGCGGTGATCATCGTGAGCCACGATGCCCGGCTGATCACTGAGACAGCCTGTCAGCTGTGGGTGGTGGAGGACCGGTCCGTCAACCAGATAGACGGGGACTTCGAGGACTACAAACGCGAGGTCCTGGAATCACTGGGGGAGACCCTGGTCCACAAGGTCAAGGAGTGACCTACCTACTGCAGAACCAGGGCGCTgttggcactctattccctatagtgtgctacttttcaccagagcactattggccctggtcaaatgtactgcactatgtagggaatagggtgccatttcgaacGGACCCCAGGAGGAAATGTAATGCAATATAACCTACTGCTGAAGCTGGCCATGTCATCAGCTCAATGCTGGGGTGCATCTCGATAGTCTAAGGTGGCTTCCTCGTCTCCGCTCCTGATCGTTCAGCACTTATTTGGATAAGCATCATGGCTGAAGTCTGTCTCCCAAATCAGTTTGATCGAAGAAAGGTGTGGAGAGAAAACCACGTTAAGACTATTGAGACACCCCTGGTGTACTGCAGTATCCTCTCGGCCTATGAGATGCGTACGTCCAAATTGCCGCCTTgcccccctacacacacctgTAGATCTGAAAAGATGGGGCAAGGGGGTGATTTGAAATTCAGAATTTGACTGGACAAGTCTCACCCATGTGACAGAAAGAAAGAGCAATATGCTGAGCAATATGCTGAAGTATTTATATTATAGAGAGGAAATGGCAGTACATTACCACTGGATTCATACATGTAGAAACCGGCTCTTATTAACTGGGAATAAACATGTTGATACCTGTATGATCAAGTCTTTACTACAGATAAAAAGGCAATTCAATAAATGGATTTTGCATCTTACAATGTCTTTATTGTACAACTTGTCTCTGAATACTAAACAATGAGCATAGATTATTAGACAGATTTATCTCATGGACTGTCCATATAGTAGCATGTACTGTTCAAGAGCTGATAAGTcatcctgttgcctagttactttacctctacctatatATACACTTATCTACTTCAATTACCTTGTACCTCTacatattgactcggtactggtaccccgtgtatatagcaaaGGTAATGTTACTCCtatttttctctgcattgttgggaagggcccttaagtaagcatttcactgttcgtctacacctgttgtatacaaagcatgtgacaaatacaattacattttaagTTGTAGCCTGTGAGGAGAAGGGGCTGGAATGAATCAGTGatcagttttttgttgttgttggtattttaccccctttttctccccaatttcgtggtatccaattggtagttacggtcTTGTccaatcgctgcaactcccgtacagacatgggagaggcgaaggtcgagagtcgtccgaaacacaacccaacatagccgcactgcttcttgacacagtgcccgcttaacccggaagcctgctgcaccaatgtgccggaggaaacaccgtacacctggcactgcgatgggacaagaacatccctcccctaccctggatgacgcggCGCCACCCCATggttctcccggtcgcggccagctgcgacagagcctggactcgaaccaagatctctagtggcacagccttagaccactgcgccactcgggaggccctgtgACGTGTTTTAGCAAAATTGCAACTGCTACTCTCCCACACTCccaaaagcaaaaaaaaaaaaagctattttATAACTTGTTTTAAAACTGTAATATGTAACTTTTagggcgacccaaccaaattcacacaAGTGAGttgtagatctgtcattctcattgaaagcaattcCAAGAAgcagtagatatgttctatgtgtgctatttctatgcttaagTTAACTTTTTGCATATTTTACTTTCATTTTTGTACACCATCTTAAAATACAcgatttttggttatggaaaatatatttcacactgttgtttagatggtacaatgattctttacactatacttgcttgttttgtcacaaactgaaattagacaAACTATTCCTCTGATAGGCCCTAGTCTATTTCAAATAGGCCTTGTAGGTCTTCTTGACTTTAGCCACTTCAGTCTCGTCTGGCTGTATGGTGTGGTACCACCAGTACCAAGGGGTCAtggtggggggaggaggggtcGAGCCCACTGCATCATGGGAGTTTGAGTAGTCCTCCCCTGAGAAGTCCACATGAGGAACCTGGAAGGGTAGCAGCCCTGGAAATATGGACAATATTTATGTACTGTAGATAACTGCAGTTTCTGTTTTGGTGGCATTGTTGAAGCACTGCGCTggtcaaaaaatgttttattcttCATTATTACTGTACTGCTCTAACATTCTCCTCCTTAGTTACAGAGGCTGAACTTACCATGGTCTCTTGCAGCGCCAATCGCCTGATTGAGTTGTTTTTGCTGTTTCTGACACACTCCTGGATAAAAATTTAGAATAACAATATAAATGTGGCACTTTGGTTACCTCAAACCTCACAAAAAGTGTTGGTCTTGAACCAGATGTTACTTTATGCAGAACTGTTTATCACTAAAACAACTATTGGCAGATTCTCAGATTCTTGGTTGTGTCAACTGTGTAAATTAATCATTCATCAAATCAAAGACAACTTATTTCGATGAAACATATTAAACCAGCAAGCATTTATTAAACCAGCAAGCATTTAGATAACACCTGCTGAATTCAGCATGGTTGATTCAGATTCATTCATAGAATTGTATACATATATTGAACTACTATCTTACCTGTCCGTGTGGGGTCATACAAAATGCCTGTATATGGACTGATAAACTGTTGCAGCAGCTTCACATTCTGCAGGAAGACAATGGTCCATTGCTTTACAAACATAACATAGAATAGCTTGTTAAATCAACTTAACGAAATCAAAGGTAATGCCATCCAATTTTCCATCTCTCATAATGGCTGTGTGTGTATTCCATGAGTAAATGTGAGAGACCAAACCTGATAGTGGATGATGATGTTGGTGTCTCGACAAATTGGACAGGGGTTCCCACATATCTTGTCTCCTCTCTGaagaaaacaaaacagaaatagtGATTAGAGGTTGCAGTCACATGTCTGTCCGGTggagaatataataataatatggagtTACATAGCCTAATACAAAGCAGACAGCATCAAGGTAGACATCCTCTGATCATCTGTGCACTCCCCAAAGCCTAGGCAATAGCTCAGAGACCTGCCGCAAGtctccaggtctcaggcaaggttacagAACCACCTCTGTTACACCTACAATGCAGGTCTTGCGTGTCTTCTGAGGGGGAATCCCCCCTTTGTGGTTCCTCCTGTAGTCAGACCACACTGGACTGGTTCCATAGCGCTCTATGTACTCTAGAGATAGGAGAGGTAGACGGACACAAAGTAAATGGTCACAGATATGGATGGATTAACAGTAATTAATTACACTATTCCTGGACTTTTCCCAGCCAATTCCTGATTATCCATTGAGCATGCCTTTTAGAGCAGGATCCTGgagtaggcttaatctgggtccgAGGAACCATCCCTTAGAAAACAGCAGAGTGCATAGAAAATACATACAATCTCTAATCTCCATACCTTCGCTCTCCAGGTAGTCCCATGGTCTGTCCTTGTAGCGGGCAAGAGCCTCCACTGCCTCAGCAGCATCACTGAGGATCTCAGGTGAGGCTGCAGTGCacagagagaggctggacttcaCACTTGGAAACACAGCCTGGGTCCAAAGCCTGACAGGTAACCTCTTTGGAAGCTAGAAACCAAACAAATACAGTGACTGTCAGTCAAGTCATCAAGTGTAAAACTTGCAAAtacagtgtactgtactgtacacaagCCAATGATGCTGATAAGTTTGCATAGACTATGGTTATATGTGAAACATATTACTGGGCTTGCAGTGGATGATGTACAGTGCACAAAGTCGAGTACCGGTATGTAGTTCGCTATGTTGCTAGCTGCAACTGGCTAGTGGTGTTTATTAGCCGGCGGTAACGTTAGCTCCGTCACTGTTTCGTGATATGACTATCTGTGTAACGTAGTTGAATGTGTACATCAGAAGTCCTAGCTTTTGCTTGTATGATGCACTATAGAAAATAATTGTGAAATACCTTATTCTGCCGAATATTCTGTAAAAGTAAAGGAGACACACGGCATAAAATCCTTCCAACGCTTGGTATGGACGCTGCCATTTTGCCTTTCACAACTGAGGGTTGAAAGTTTACAGGTGAAAGGGGAAGTAGCACATTATTTTTTTTGGTGCATGGCTAAACTCTCCTTTTGGACTTCAATTCATTTATTTTATGAATTTTAGTACATTATTAATTTCATCATTTTAAATTAAACGCAAGGTTTTGATAGTGTCCGCGAGTGTGCCAGGCAGCATGCTCGACTCCACCGCAGCCATTTTGTAAAAATATTACAATCGAAATTACACCCAAATGTGATATTATACCTCAGTACGAGCACCATATTTTGTGAGTTAGAACTAATACTCATTCAAATGTGTTTAGATAAGCAACAATAGACTTGGGGTGTGATTTAAATTGAAAAGAGAATGTACAAAACGTGCAGCGCCATCTTTCTGTCCTAATGGACAATGAAGGCACAGATAGAAAACTCTTTGATGAAGGTCGGTCTACAACTGCGCGTCACCAAAAACTCAATTTTGTTACCATGAAAATCCCAGAAAATGTATGGTAGAACACTCGTAAGACGTCAAAAACGTCACAGGGTATAAATATCAAGCCCCTCCCCTTTCCAGCACATTCCTGGATTTGTTCTGCGGTGAGTAACGTCGAAAGAAATGCtgtaatatatttatttattttcgaaAACGACTGCGCAATTATTCATTTTAACCATAATCCATCATAAGAAAGCTATTTTAAGATACAGGTGTGTATGAGCGCACTAA contains:
- the LOC121571894 gene encoding 28S ribosomal protein S18b, mitochondrial, whose amino-acid sequence is MAASIPSVGRILCRVSPLLLQNIRQNKLPKRLPVRLWTQAVFPSVKSSLSLCTAASPEILSDAAEAVEALARYKDRPWDYLESEEYIERYGTSPVWSDYRRNHKGGIPPQKTRKTCIRGDKICGNPCPICRDTNIIIHYQNVKLLQQFISPYTGILYDPTRTGVCQKQQKQLNQAIGAARDHGLLPFQVPHVDFSGEDYSNSHDAVGSTPPPPTMTPWYWWYHTIQPDETEVAKVKKTYKAYLK